TACCCTACTTTCTGAATTAGCCACCCATGCCGGGTTTCCGCTAAAGCTCCAACCCAGCCCACAAGCTACGCAGCAGGCTTAACGTCAAAAGCCACGCAGACCCGCTCCTGGTCGGACTGGAAAGGCAGGGTGTGATGGAACAGGGACGAAGGAAACAGCACCAGATCGCCCACCTGCACATCCACTACCTGGCTCGGAAAGTCGTCATGCAGTCTCGGATAGTTGTCGCCGTCGGTGCTGTACGCAAAACTGCCCTCGTGATCAGTGATCCGCTCTGGCAGCTTGAGATAAACGCAGCCGCTGATCCAGCCTTCCTCGTGGATGTGCGAGCCCAGGTATCCGCCCTTTTTCATGCGCAGATACCAGGAGCTGGTAAATTCGATTTCCTGCGGAAAATCCGCGATCAGCCGGTCGCTGGTTCCTGCGTAATGCTGCCGGTATTCGATGATCTTTTCGCGGATCAGCGCCGCGAGCTGCTGAAAGGATCGCTCGGAGCGCAGCAGTAAATTTCCGGCGGACTGTATGCCGTAATACAGCCGTCCCTGCTTCCTTTCGGCGATGGCCAAATGCTGAATGTCGTGCAGCAGTTCCTGAAGCAGCGGATTGTCGGGATCGGTCAGTTCATCAATATGTGTATGTCGCACATAGTCCATCGGCGCCGCGCAGAAAGGGTAAGGGTTTTCCTGGTTAAAATTGCTGGCGTAATGGGTCGATAAAGCCCCAAGAAGAACGGTTGTTGTCCGGGCATTGGCGGTCAACGCGTCGAAGCGCTGCTTGAACAGTTCGAATTGCCCGGTTTTGTACAGGCATTGCAGAGCCCTTTCCTTGCTGTCGGCAAAATTGGAGTCCTCGAAATAAGGGATGGCGTCATTGAGCCGGCCGGCAAGACACAGATATTCGCCCAGGTTGTATTTGGCGCGGTCATGGTCAGGCTGTACCTCGATGGCCTTTTCATAGCAGCGGATCGCTTCATCCATCTCTCCGCGGTCGCGCAGAGTCTCGCCGAGCGAATTCCAGGCATCGGCAAACTGAAGGTCCAGACCGACGGCCTCCCGAAACTGCCGGACCGCTTCCTCGTGCTGCCCAAGCCCGTACAGGACCGTCCCGAGGTTAAAATGCCC
This is a stretch of genomic DNA from Methylobacter sp. YRD-M1. It encodes these proteins:
- a CDS encoding tetratricopeptide repeat protein, which translates into the protein MKTQPKQAKQPSPAELQALQQLFQGGRLQQAEVTAQSMLSKYAKAPVLYNILGLCQQGQGKYREAIASFRKLLTIDPRIAEIHFNLGVLFTQLNDVKEAIASYRKALQLKPALTVAHFNLGTLLQGQGLLNEAAQHYQKAIALEPGFFAALGNLGTILQQQGKLEEAEQCYRKALALNVDARGHFNLGTVLYGLGQHEEAVRQFREAVGLDLQFADAWNSLGETLRDRGEMDEAIRCYEKAIEVQPDHDRAKYNLGEYLCLAGRLNDAIPYFEDSNFADSKERALQCLYKTGQFELFKQRFDALTANARTTTVLLGALSTHYASNFNQENPYPFCAAPMDYVRHTHIDELTDPDNPLLQELLHDIQHLAIAERKQGRLYYGIQSAGNLLLRSERSFQQLAALIREKIIEYRQHYAGTSDRLIADFPQEIEFTSSWYLRMKKGGYLGSHIHEEGWISGCVYLKLPERITDHEGSFAYSTDGDNYPRLHDDFPSQVVDVQVGDLVLFPSSLFHHTLPFQSDQERVCVAFDVKPAA